In Rhizobium rhododendri, a genomic segment contains:
- a CDS encoding SDR family NAD(P)-dependent oxidoreductase produces MTFDFQNKVALVTGAASGMGLATAKKFAAAGAAVALADVNEDAVRAAAAELVAEGHRAIGIRCDVANMQEVEAMVAETIATFGGLDAAFNNAGVQSPVAETALAQASDYEFVMGVNLRGIWNCMKYELLHMREQGSGTIVNNSSLGGIVGIAERGIYHASKHGVVGLTKSAGLEYAPKGIRINAVCPGIISTPMVTTMLETQPEAMDVMMKDVPIGRLGTAEEIADAVLWLSSPASTFVIGHALPVDGGYTVR; encoded by the coding sequence ATGACATTCGACTTTCAGAACAAGGTGGCGCTCGTCACGGGCGCTGCATCCGGCATGGGATTGGCCACAGCGAAGAAGTTCGCTGCCGCGGGTGCTGCCGTCGCCCTCGCCGATGTGAACGAAGACGCGGTCAGGGCTGCCGCCGCCGAACTGGTTGCGGAAGGCCACCGCGCCATCGGCATCCGCTGCGATGTCGCGAACATGCAAGAGGTTGAGGCGATGGTTGCCGAGACGATCGCCACCTTCGGCGGTCTCGACGCAGCCTTCAACAACGCAGGCGTCCAGAGTCCCGTGGCGGAGACGGCGCTGGCCCAAGCTTCCGACTACGAATTCGTCATGGGCGTGAACCTGCGCGGTATCTGGAACTGCATGAAGTACGAACTGCTCCACATGCGCGAACAAGGCAGCGGCACCATCGTCAACAACTCCTCCCTCGGCGGTATCGTCGGAATTGCCGAGCGCGGCATCTACCATGCCTCCAAGCATGGCGTCGTCGGTCTGACGAAAAGTGCCGGCCTCGAATACGCGCCGAAGGGCATCCGCATCAACGCCGTCTGCCCCGGGATCATCTCGACACCGATGGTCACCACCATGCTCGAGACGCAGCCGGAAGCGATGGACGTGATGATGAAGGATGTTCCGATCGGTCGCCTCGGTACGGCCGAGGAAATAGCCGACGCGGTTCTCTGGCTGTCTAGCCCTGCGTCGACATTCGTGATCGGGCACGCACTCCCGGTCGACGGCGGCTATACGGTCCGCTGA